One window of Ralstonia pickettii DTP0602 genomic DNA carries:
- a CDS encoding CoA transferase (K01026: pct; propionate CoA-transferase [EC:2.8.3.1]), with protein sequence MKVITAREAAALVQDGWTVASAGFVGAGHAEAVTEALEQRFLHGGLPRDLTLVYSAGQGDRGARGVNHFGNAGMTASIVGGHWRSATRLAALAMAEQCEGYNLPQGVLTHLYRAIAGGKPGVMTKIGLHTFVDPRTAQDSRYHGGAVNERARQALAEGKACWVEAVDFRGDEYLFYPSFRIDCALIRCTAADTRGNLSTHREAFHHELLAMAQAAHNSGGIVIAQVESLVDHHEILQAIHVPGILVDYVVVCDNPANHQMTFAEAYNPAYVTPWQGEAAAAEADAEEAAAAATGPLDARTIVQRRAVMELARRAPRVVNLGVGMPAAVGMLAHQAGLHGFTLTVEAGPIGGTPADGLSFGASAYPEAVVDQPAQFDFYEGGGIDLAILGLAELDGHGNVNVSKFGEGEGALIAGVGGFINITQSARAVVFMGTLTAGGLEVRAGDGQLQIVREGRVKKIVPEVSHLSFNGPYVASLGIPVLYITERAVFEMRAADDGEARLTLVEIAPGVDLRRDVLDQCATPVAVAPDLREMDARLFRGGTLRL encoded by the coding sequence ATGAAGGTGATCACCGCACGCGAAGCGGCCGCCCTGGTGCAGGACGGCTGGACCGTGGCCAGCGCCGGCTTTGTCGGTGCCGGCCACGCCGAGGCCGTGACCGAGGCGCTGGAGCAGCGCTTCCTGCACGGCGGGCTGCCGCGCGATCTGACGCTGGTGTACTCGGCGGGGCAGGGCGATCGTGGCGCCCGCGGCGTGAACCACTTCGGCAATGCCGGCATGACCGCCAGCATCGTCGGCGGCCACTGGCGCTCGGCCACGCGGCTGGCGGCGCTGGCGATGGCCGAGCAGTGCGAGGGCTACAACCTGCCGCAGGGCGTGCTGACGCACCTGTACCGCGCCATCGCGGGCGGCAAGCCCGGCGTGATGACGAAGATCGGACTGCATACCTTCGTCGATCCGCGCACCGCGCAGGATTCGCGCTATCACGGCGGCGCCGTCAACGAGCGCGCGCGCCAGGCGCTGGCCGAGGGCAAGGCGTGCTGGGTCGAGGCGGTCGATTTCCGCGGCGACGAATACCTGTTCTACCCGAGCTTCCGCATCGACTGCGCGCTGATCCGCTGCACCGCGGCCGATACGCGCGGCAACCTCAGCACGCACCGCGAGGCCTTCCACCACGAACTGCTGGCGATGGCGCAGGCCGCGCACAACTCGGGCGGCATCGTGATCGCGCAGGTGGAAAGTCTGGTCGACCACCACGAGATCCTGCAGGCCATCCATGTGCCCGGCATCCTGGTCGACTACGTGGTGGTCTGCGACAACCCGGCCAACCACCAGATGACGTTCGCCGAAGCCTACAATCCGGCCTACGTGACGCCGTGGCAGGGCGAGGCAGCAGCGGCCGAGGCCGACGCGGAGGAGGCAGCGGCGGCGGCCACGGGCCCGCTCGACGCGCGCACGATCGTGCAGCGCCGCGCGGTGATGGAGCTGGCGCGGCGCGCACCGCGCGTGGTCAACCTTGGCGTCGGCATGCCGGCAGCGGTCGGCATGCTGGCGCACCAGGCCGGGCTGCACGGCTTCACTTTGACTGTCGAGGCGGGCCCGATCGGCGGCACCCCCGCTGATGGCCTGAGCTTCGGCGCATCGGCCTATCCGGAAGCCGTGGTCGACCAACCCGCGCAGTTCGATTTCTACGAAGGCGGCGGCATCGACCTGGCCATCCTCGGCCTGGCCGAACTCGATGGCCATGGCAACGTCAACGTCAGCAAGTTCGGCGAAGGCGAGGGCGCTCTGATCGCGGGCGTCGGCGGCTTTATCAACATCACGCAGAGCGCGCGCGCGGTGGTCTTCATGGGCACGCTGACGGCGGGCGGGCTGGAAGTCCGTGCCGGCGACGGCCAGTTGCAGATCGTGCGCGAAGGGCGTGTGAAGAAGATCGTGCCCGAGGTATCGCACCTGAGCTTCAACGGTCCCTACGTGGCGTCGCTCGGCATCCCGGTGCTGTACATCACCGAGCGCGCGGTGTTCGAGATGCGCGCCGCCGACGATGGCGAGGCGCGCCTCACGCTGGTGGAGATCGCGCCAGGCGTGGACCTGCGGCGCGACGTGCTGGACCAGTGCGCGACGCCGGTGGCGGTGGCGCCGGACCTGCGCGAGATGGATGCCCGGCTGTTCCGGGGCGGCACTCTGCGCCTATAA
- a CDS encoding GntR family transcriptional regulator, whose protein sequence is MTGTGKMATRNKAAPPPAEDEAAEQTPGLRGRLTDLAYEQIEEAIITLRLAPGSSISELQLSEMTGIGRTPIREAIQRLAREHLVVVLPQRGLLVPPIDVGKQLRLLETRREVERLICRSAARRANADERAHFKRLATEFAQSAKNGDDVSFVRADREFNELCLAAARNEFAEGAMRLMHGLSRRFWYLHYKEAADLPQMAKLHANVAAAIAKGDIDGAGKALDALLDNIEDFTRATVLGDRR, encoded by the coding sequence ATGACTGGCACTGGCAAGATGGCAACCCGCAATAAGGCAGCCCCGCCTCCGGCCGAGGACGAAGCGGCCGAGCAGACCCCCGGACTGCGCGGCCGGCTGACCGACCTCGCCTACGAACAGATCGAGGAAGCGATCATCACGCTGCGGCTGGCGCCCGGCTCATCGATCTCGGAACTGCAACTGAGCGAGATGACCGGCATCGGGCGCACGCCGATCCGCGAAGCCATCCAGCGCCTGGCGCGCGAGCACCTGGTGGTCGTGTTGCCGCAACGGGGCCTGCTGGTGCCGCCCATCGACGTGGGCAAGCAACTGCGGCTGCTGGAAACCCGCCGCGAAGTCGAACGGCTGATCTGCCGCAGCGCCGCGCGCCGCGCCAACGCCGACGAACGCGCGCACTTCAAGCGCCTGGCCACGGAATTCGCGCAGTCCGCCAAGAACGGCGACGATGTGTCCTTCGTGCGCGCCGACCGCGAGTTCAATGAGCTATGCCTGGCCGCCGCGCGCAACGAGTTTGCCGAAGGCGCGATGCGGTTGATGCACGGGCTGTCTCGACGCTTCTGGTATCTGCACTACAAGGAAGCTGCGGACCTGCCGCAGATGGCCAAGCTGCATGCCAATGTGGCGGCGGCCATTGCCAAGGGGGATATCGACGGAGCGGGCAAGGCGCTGGATGCGCTGCTGGACAATATCGAGGATTTCACGCGGGCTACGGTACTGGGCGATCGGCGCTGA
- a CDS encoding MFS transporter (K08369: ydjE; MFS transporter, putative metabolite:H+ symporter), with protein MDMSAGSLRLSAGIAARLERLPMTGYQRSLFGIIATAWFFDSMDLGLMTFVLGSIKAEFGLSAAQAGLLASASFLGMFAGAASAGMLADRFGRKPVFQISMIFWGVGSLMCGLADSVTALMLYRVLLGFGMGMEFPIGLSMVSEIVPAKSRGKYVAILEGFWPIGFIAAGVLTYFLLPVIGWRGIFIALSVPAVFVFVVRRRVPESPRWLEEVGRDREADHIMANIEHHVQRASGKPLPPVDDTFAPPQRRARKALFAELWHGPYAKRTLMLWAVWFFALLGYYGLTTWLGALLQQAGYAVTKSVLYTVYISLAGIPGFLFSAWLLEKWGRKPTCALMLIGSALAAYAYGQAAVHRLPVEQLIAAGLCMQFFLFGMWSVLYAYTPELYPTRSRGTGSGFASSIGRVGSLAGPYLVGVLLPVAGQGGVFTMGALSFAVAAVVVLLFGVETKGKALEEVSN; from the coding sequence ATGGATATGTCGGCAGGCAGCCTCAGGCTGAGCGCCGGGATCGCTGCCCGGTTGGAACGCTTGCCCATGACGGGCTACCAGCGTTCATTGTTTGGCATCATCGCCACGGCATGGTTCTTCGATTCGATGGACCTCGGGCTGATGACCTTCGTGCTCGGCTCGATCAAGGCCGAGTTCGGGCTCAGCGCGGCGCAGGCCGGCCTGCTGGCCAGCGCCAGTTTCCTCGGCATGTTCGCCGGCGCGGCCTCGGCCGGCATGCTGGCGGACCGCTTCGGGCGCAAGCCGGTATTCCAGATCAGCATGATCTTCTGGGGCGTGGGCAGCCTGATGTGCGGGCTGGCTGACAGCGTGACGGCGCTGATGCTCTACCGCGTGCTGCTCGGCTTCGGCATGGGCATGGAATTCCCGATCGGGCTGTCGATGGTGTCGGAGATCGTCCCGGCAAAGAGCCGGGGCAAGTACGTTGCAATCCTTGAAGGCTTCTGGCCCATCGGCTTTATCGCGGCGGGCGTGCTGACGTACTTCCTGCTGCCGGTGATCGGCTGGCGTGGCATCTTCATTGCCCTGTCGGTGCCGGCGGTCTTTGTCTTCGTGGTACGCCGCCGCGTGCCCGAGTCGCCGCGCTGGCTCGAGGAAGTGGGGCGTGACCGCGAAGCCGACCACATCATGGCGAACATCGAGCACCACGTGCAACGCGCCAGCGGCAAGCCGCTGCCGCCGGTTGACGATACCTTCGCCCCGCCGCAGCGGCGTGCGCGCAAGGCGCTGTTCGCCGAGCTCTGGCACGGCCCCTACGCAAAGCGCACGCTGATGCTGTGGGCGGTCTGGTTCTTTGCGCTGCTCGGCTACTACGGCCTCACCACCTGGCTCGGTGCGCTGCTGCAGCAGGCCGGCTATGCCGTCACCAAGTCCGTGCTGTACACGGTCTACATCTCACTGGCAGGCATTCCCGGCTTCCTGTTCTCGGCCTGGTTGCTGGAGAAGTGGGGGCGCAAGCCGACCTGTGCCTTGATGCTCATCGGCAGCGCGCTGGCTGCGTATGCCTACGGCCAGGCCGCCGTGCACCGGCTGCCGGTCGAGCAGCTGATTGCCGCCGGGCTGTGCATGCAGTTCTTCCTGTTCGGCATGTGGTCGGTGCTGTACGCCTATACACCGGAGCTGTATCCCACGCGGTCGCGCGGCACCGGCTCGGGCTTTGCCTCATCGATCGGTCGGGTGGGATCGCTTGCCGGCCCCTACCTGGTGGGCGTGCTGCTCCCGGTTGCGGGGCAGGGCGGCGTGTTCACGATGGGGGCGCTGTCGTTTGCGGTCGCGGCCGTTGTCGTGCTGCTGTTCGGCGTCGAGACCAAGGGCAAGGCGCTGGAGGAAGTCTCGAACTAG
- a CDS encoding RNA signal recognition particle 4.5S RNA: MSYIDGFLLAVPQANRETYRQVAQKAAAVFKEHGALKVVECWGDDVPEGKVTSFTMAVKRKDDEAVVFSWILWPSREKRDSGMKAAMEDPRLKEGMDNMPFDGQRMIFGGFEVIVDE; the protein is encoded by the coding sequence ATGTCCTATATCGACGGATTCTTGCTGGCCGTACCGCAAGCGAATCGCGAGACCTATCGCCAGGTGGCGCAGAAGGCGGCCGCGGTGTTCAAGGAACACGGCGCGCTGAAGGTGGTGGAATGCTGGGGCGACGATGTGCCGGAAGGCAAGGTCACGTCCTTTACGATGGCGGTCAAGCGCAAGGACGATGAAGCGGTGGTGTTCTCGTGGATCCTGTGGCCGTCGCGCGAAAAGCGCGATTCGGGCATGAAGGCGGCGATGGAGGATCCGCGCCTGAAGGAAGGCATGGACAATATGCCGTTCGATGGCCAGCGGATGATCTTCGGTGGCTTCGAGGTAATCGTCGACGAGTAG
- a CDS encoding tat pathway signal sequence, translating to MNPKRRSLMLGAAVSMLARPVLAAGWPTRPIKLLVPFAAGGPTDFIARLLATPLSRELGQPVVIDNRPGASGNLGAQNVLDADADGYTLLHNTVGMHAVNPLMYPSARFQPLRDFKPIATTAAMPNVLVVHPDKLPVRSVADLVRIGKSRADGLTYATFGAGTSPHIYAALLQKAAGFSAMAIPYKGSSPALTDVMAGQVDFVFDSFTTCIGQIQGGKLRALAITASGRSPMLPDVPTLKEAGYPDVDKKFWFSLQAPAHTPKAVIDRLRAAAAKAVADPDYIAALRARGAEPMPTRSSELDAFVQRDAERWTSVARGLGIKPQ from the coding sequence ATGAACCCGAAACGCCGCTCGCTCATGCTCGGCGCCGCCGTGTCGATGCTGGCGCGGCCAGTGCTGGCCGCCGGCTGGCCAACGCGTCCCATCAAGCTCCTCGTGCCGTTCGCGGCAGGCGGACCGACCGATTTCATCGCCCGCCTGCTCGCCACGCCGCTTTCCCGCGAACTGGGGCAACCGGTCGTCATCGACAACCGGCCCGGAGCGAGCGGCAACCTGGGCGCACAGAACGTCCTGGACGCCGACGCCGACGGCTATACGCTGCTGCACAACACCGTCGGCATGCACGCGGTCAATCCTCTGATGTACCCCAGTGCGCGCTTCCAGCCGCTACGCGACTTCAAACCGATTGCGACCACGGCTGCCATGCCCAACGTGCTGGTCGTGCACCCTGACAAACTCCCCGTCAGGTCTGTCGCAGACCTGGTGCGCATCGGCAAGTCCAGGGCCGACGGGCTCACCTATGCCACCTTCGGTGCCGGCACCTCGCCGCACATTTATGCGGCGCTGTTGCAGAAGGCGGCCGGTTTCAGCGCGATGGCGATTCCGTACAAGGGCAGTTCCCCCGCGCTGACCGATGTCATGGCCGGCCAGGTCGATTTCGTCTTCGACTCGTTCACGACCTGCATTGGCCAGATCCAGGGGGGCAAGCTGCGCGCGCTGGCAATCACTGCTTCGGGCCGCTCGCCGATGCTGCCCGATGTGCCAACGCTGAAAGAGGCTGGCTATCCCGACGTGGACAAGAAATTCTGGTTCTCGCTGCAAGCCCCGGCGCACACGCCCAAGGCGGTGATCGATCGGCTGCGCGCTGCGGCGGCGAAGGCAGTCGCAGATCCAGACTACATCGCCGCGCTGCGCGCACGGGGCGCAGAGCCCATGCCCACGCGCAGCAGCGAGCTCGACGCCTTCGTGCAACGTGACGCCGAACGCTGGACCTCGGTAGCACGCGGCCTCGGCATCAAACCTCAATGA
- a CDS encoding RNA polymerase sigma 70 (K03086: SIG1, rpoD; RNA polymerase primary sigma factor), whose product MAKAKATETVTSKAPQSGSGKASVKTTAAKTSTASVKTPARSAPSKSARSVAKTPAETTHTRTRTSKETQASTSARESGKSASTSGKVAASAPVKGKSITVAKQQNTEVESKRAAAAGAKSGTAKADTTATASKARAATPASVASERPAAPAIKPEPKKRGRKPKAGMQHDDSTTDDVTEEFYENDMPAATPTAAPKTEKQKAKDRKAKEKALLKEFASTQQGTEEELELRRQKLKALIKLGKSRGYLTYAEINDHLPDDMVDSETIDTLVATLNDIGIAVYEQAPDAETLLLNDNAPSATSEEEAEEEAEAALSTVDSEFGRTTDPVRMYMREMGTVELLTREGEIEIAKRIEAGLKDMVMAISACPVTISEILAHAERVASDEIKIDEFVDGLIDPNADEAPEAPAAPAAASDEEDIESDDEEEGDEDDDDEGGAGAGASARQLEELKQNALEKFRVIAEQFDKMRRAFEKDGYNSKPYVKAQEAIQAELMGIRFTARNVERLCDTLRGQVDEVRKLERSILNIVVDKCGMPRSEFVARFPGNETNLEWINTVVADGKGYSGIVERNVPAVHELQQKLIDLQSRVVLPLKELKGVNRKMAEGERRAREAKREMTEANLRLVISIAKKYTNRGLQFLDLIQEGNIGLMKAVDKFEYRRGYKFSTYATWWIRQAITRSIADQARTIRIPVHMIETINKMNRISRQILQETGNEPDPATLAEKMEMPEDKIRKIMKIAKEPISMETPIGDDDDSHLGDFIEDTNTLAPAEAALHGSMRDVVKDVLDSLTPREAKVLRMRFGIEMSTDHTLEEVGKQFDVTRERIRQIEAKALRKLRHPSRSDKLKSFLEGN is encoded by the coding sequence ATGGCAAAGGCCAAAGCAACCGAAACGGTTACCTCGAAAGCTCCCCAATCAGGGAGCGGCAAGGCGTCTGTGAAAACAACGGCGGCGAAGACATCGACCGCGTCAGTCAAGACACCAGCCCGGTCTGCGCCATCAAAGTCCGCGCGTAGCGTTGCAAAGACGCCCGCCGAGACGACTCACACCAGGACTCGCACATCCAAGGAAACACAGGCCTCGACTTCGGCACGCGAGAGCGGCAAGAGCGCCAGTACGAGCGGCAAGGTCGCCGCATCTGCACCAGTGAAAGGCAAGAGTATCACCGTGGCGAAACAGCAGAATACCGAAGTCGAGAGCAAGCGAGCGGCAGCAGCCGGCGCCAAGAGCGGAACCGCCAAGGCGGACACCACCGCGACGGCGTCCAAGGCGCGCGCCGCGACACCTGCATCCGTTGCATCCGAGCGTCCCGCTGCGCCGGCAATCAAGCCGGAGCCGAAAAAGCGTGGCCGCAAGCCCAAGGCCGGGATGCAGCACGACGACAGCACAACAGACGACGTGACTGAAGAGTTTTACGAGAACGATATGCCGGCGGCGACCCCCACCGCGGCACCGAAGACCGAAAAGCAGAAGGCCAAGGACCGCAAGGCCAAGGAAAAGGCCCTGCTCAAGGAGTTCGCCTCGACCCAGCAGGGCACCGAGGAAGAGCTCGAGCTGCGTCGCCAGAAGCTGAAGGCGCTGATCAAGCTGGGCAAGTCGCGCGGCTACCTGACCTACGCGGAAATCAACGATCACCTGCCGGACGACATGGTCGATTCGGAAACGATCGACACGCTGGTCGCCACGCTGAACGACATCGGCATCGCTGTCTACGAACAGGCGCCGGATGCCGAGACGCTGCTGCTCAACGACAATGCCCCGTCGGCAACCAGCGAAGAAGAAGCCGAGGAAGAGGCCGAAGCGGCCCTGTCCACGGTGGACTCCGAGTTCGGCCGCACCACCGACCCGGTGCGCATGTACATGCGCGAAATGGGCACGGTCGAGCTGCTGACGCGCGAAGGCGAAATCGAGATCGCCAAGCGCATCGAGGCCGGCCTGAAGGACATGGTGATGGCGATTTCGGCTTGCCCGGTCACCATCTCCGAGATCCTCGCCCACGCCGAGCGCGTCGCCAGCGACGAGATCAAGATCGACGAATTCGTCGACGGCCTGATCGACCCGAACGCCGACGAAGCCCCTGAAGCGCCCGCGGCCCCGGCCGCGGCGTCTGACGAAGAGGATATCGAGTCCGACGACGAAGAGGAAGGCGACGAGGACGATGACGACGAAGGCGGCGCCGGCGCTGGTGCCTCCGCCCGCCAGCTCGAAGAGCTGAAGCAGAACGCGCTGGAGAAATTCCGCGTGATCGCCGAGCAGTTCGACAAGATGCGCCGCGCGTTCGAGAAGGACGGCTACAACTCCAAGCCCTACGTCAAGGCGCAGGAAGCGATCCAGGCCGAGCTGATGGGCATCCGCTTCACCGCCCGCAATGTCGAGCGCCTGTGCGACACGCTGCGCGGCCAGGTGGACGAAGTGCGCAAGCTCGAGCGTTCGATCCTGAATATCGTGGTCGACAAGTGCGGCATGCCGCGCTCGGAATTCGTCGCCCGCTTCCCGGGCAACGAGACCAACCTCGAGTGGATCAACACCGTGGTGGCCGACGGCAAGGGCTACAGCGGCATTGTCGAGCGCAACGTGCCGGCCGTGCACGAACTGCAGCAGAAGCTGATCGACCTGCAGTCGCGCGTGGTGCTGCCGCTGAAGGAACTGAAGGGCGTCAACCGCAAGATGGCCGAGGGCGAGCGTCGTGCCCGCGAAGCCAAGCGCGAGATGACCGAGGCCAACCTGCGCCTGGTAATCTCGATCGCCAAGAAGTACACCAACCGCGGCCTGCAGTTCCTCGACCTGATCCAGGAAGGCAACATCGGCCTGATGAAGGCGGTGGACAAGTTCGAATACCGCCGCGGCTACAAGTTCTCGACGTACGCCACGTGGTGGATCCGCCAGGCCATCACGCGCTCGATCGCCGACCAGGCGCGCACCATCCGTATCCCGGTGCACATGATCGAGACGATCAACAAGATGAACCGCATCTCGCGCCAGATCCTGCAGGAAACCGGCAATGAGCCGGATCCGGCAACGCTGGCCGAGAAGATGGAGATGCCGGAAGACAAGATCCGCAAGATCATGAAGATCGCCAAGGAACCGATCTCCATGGAAACGCCGATCGGTGACGACGACGACTCCCATCTGGGCGACTTCATCGAGGACACCAACACGCTGGCCCCGGCCGAAGCGGCGCTGCACGGCTCCATGCGCGACGTCGTCAAGGACGTGCTGGACTCGCTGACGCCGCGCGAAGCCAAGGTGCTGCGCATGCGCTTCGGCATCGAAATGAGCACCGACCACACGCTGGAAGAGGTCGGCAAGCAGTTCGACGTCACGCGTGAACGGATCCGCCAGATCGAGGCCAAGGCACTGCGCAAGCTGCGCCACCCGAGCCGCTCGGACAAGCTGAAGAGTTTCCTGGAAGGCAACTAA
- a CDS encoding fatty acid hydroxylase has product MMTERQRKFREQYKADISPLYNGLLHIVVIYGVGAAALYYAFGQLQHAAWEWALVLPVFLAGNFVEWAMHKYVMHRRIDVFALRAIYERHTRQHHQYFTDEEPTIDTTREFRIVFFPWRVLTTLGVGGGALGYLASVLLNSNAGWVVFMTMVAQYLVYETFHYCCHVHENWFVRNMPFVNTIRRHHTAHHNMGIMMKYNMNLTFPIADWFMDTSDLRRGLAGHLFNGYSEKHVKEELKPIIRKFRHDHSRVTLDGPELTDDERSVMAA; this is encoded by the coding sequence ATGATGACCGAACGGCAGCGCAAATTCCGCGAACAGTACAAGGCCGATATCAGCCCGCTCTACAACGGCCTGCTGCATATCGTGGTGATCTACGGCGTCGGCGCCGCCGCGCTGTATTACGCCTTCGGGCAACTGCAGCACGCCGCCTGGGAATGGGCGCTGGTGCTGCCGGTGTTCCTGGCCGGCAATTTCGTCGAATGGGCGATGCACAAGTACGTGATGCACCGCCGGATCGACGTGTTCGCGCTGCGCGCCATCTACGAGCGCCATACGCGCCAGCACCACCAGTACTTCACCGATGAAGAGCCGACCATCGATACCACCCGCGAATTCCGCATCGTGTTCTTCCCGTGGCGGGTGCTGACCACGCTCGGCGTAGGCGGCGGTGCGCTCGGCTACCTGGCCTCGGTGCTGCTCAACAGCAATGCCGGCTGGGTCGTGTTCATGACGATGGTGGCGCAGTACCTGGTCTACGAGACCTTCCACTACTGCTGCCACGTGCATGAGAACTGGTTCGTGCGCAACATGCCCTTTGTCAACACGATCCGCCGCCACCACACCGCACATCACAACATGGGCATCATGATGAAGTACAACATGAACCTCACGTTCCCGATCGCCGACTGGTTCATGGACACCAGCGACCTGCGCCGCGGCCTGGCCGGCCACCTGTTCAACGGCTACAGCGAGAAGCACGTCAAGGAGGAGCTCAAGCCCATCATCCGCAAGTTCCGCCACGACCATTCGCGCGTCACGCTGGATGGTCCTGAGCTGACCGATGACGAACGCAGCGTGATGGCCGCATGA
- a CDS encoding CoA-transferase (K07749: frc; formyl-CoA transferase [EC:2.8.3.16]), with the protein MNGPVTMQPLKGIRVLDLSKVLAGPLCGQYLGELGADVTKVEPIGKGDDTRAWLPQEAGQSAVFLSVNHNKRSIAVDLKSEAGREVVQRLAAQSDVVLQGFGGGTAAKLGVDYETLRALNPRMIYCEISGYGRDGPLGHEPGYDVMLQAFSGMISTMGEPGGSYARASFSPVDIGTGMHALSGILAALIERQATGKGVYVEVALMETALGFMGYMAQNYWRTGAVPQKMGTAHPSMSPYQAFEAADGPLMLGVGNDAQWRRFCAVAELDDWVDHPDFATNADRVRNFARTVALVQDRVARKPLDFWLNGLRQAGVACSPINTLDQALNHPQVQARGLIVSSQHPVLGTVKNVGLPIRFGQAPRTARRTAPLLGEHTKAILHEAGYDPEDIARLTQAGAVATSTPSA; encoded by the coding sequence ATGAACGGACCAGTCACCATGCAACCATTGAAAGGCATCCGCGTCCTGGACCTGAGCAAAGTCCTGGCCGGACCGCTGTGCGGCCAGTACCTGGGCGAGCTTGGCGCGGACGTGACCAAGGTGGAGCCGATCGGCAAGGGCGACGATACCCGCGCCTGGCTGCCCCAGGAAGCCGGGCAGTCGGCCGTGTTCCTGTCCGTCAACCACAACAAGCGCAGCATCGCCGTGGACCTGAAGAGCGAGGCTGGCCGCGAGGTGGTACAGCGCCTCGCGGCGCAGTCAGACGTGGTACTGCAGGGTTTCGGCGGCGGCACCGCGGCGAAGCTGGGTGTGGACTACGAAACCCTGCGCGCCCTCAATCCGCGGATGATCTACTGCGAGATCTCCGGCTACGGCCGTGACGGGCCGCTCGGACACGAGCCAGGCTATGACGTCATGCTGCAGGCATTCAGCGGCATGATCAGCACGATGGGGGAACCCGGAGGAAGCTATGCGCGCGCCAGCTTCTCACCCGTGGACATTGGCACAGGCATGCACGCGCTCAGCGGCATCCTGGCTGCCCTGATCGAGCGCCAGGCGACCGGCAAGGGCGTCTATGTGGAAGTGGCGCTGATGGAAACCGCGCTCGGCTTCATGGGCTACATGGCGCAGAATTATTGGCGCACGGGCGCCGTGCCGCAGAAAATGGGGACCGCGCACCCGTCGATGTCGCCTTACCAGGCGTTCGAGGCCGCCGACGGGCCGCTCATGCTCGGCGTCGGCAACGACGCGCAATGGCGCCGCTTCTGCGCCGTGGCAGAGCTGGACGACTGGGTGGATCACCCGGATTTCGCCACCAACGCCGACCGCGTCAGGAATTTCGCGCGTACCGTGGCGCTGGTGCAGGACCGCGTTGCCCGCAAGCCCTTGGACTTCTGGCTCAACGGCCTTCGGCAGGCCGGCGTTGCGTGTTCGCCGATCAATACCCTGGATCAGGCATTGAACCATCCTCAGGTGCAGGCGCGCGGGCTGATCGTCTCTTCACAGCATCCGGTTCTCGGCACTGTCAAGAACGTGGGGCTGCCTATCCGGTTCGGGCAGGCGCCGCGCACTGCCCGGCGCACCGCGCCGCTGCTTGGCGAACACACGAAAGCCATCCTCCATGAGGCTGGCTACGATCCGGAAGACATCGCCCGCCTGACACAAGCAGGCGCCGTCGCTACCAGCACGCCCTCTGCCTGA